From Lujinxingia vulgaris:
GGCGTAGCTGTGGTAGAAGGCCCCCGCCCCGTGCCTGATGCCCGCCTGCACAAACCCCTCATCGGAGACGTCGACCTGCGGGTAGACGTAGCCCCCGCGGTAGATGCCCACCGCGGCGATGCCGACGTGCTCGCCATCGGCGATATTGACCGCCCCGATCTGAAATCCGCGGGCTTTGCCGCCGGTGATATTCACCGCGCCGATCTGCAGCCCGTGCATATCGCCGCGGGTCAGGTTGAGCGCCCCGCCCACCTGCACGCCCCGAAAATCTCCGCCATTGATATTGGCCGCCCCGCCTACCTGCACGCCTGCGACATCGCCGCGGTTGACGTTGAGCGCCCCGCCCACCTGCACCCCGGCGACATCCCCGCCATTGATATTGGCCGCTCCGCCCACACCCACGCCGCTGACCTGGCCGCCGTTGAGGTTGAGCGCCCCGCCCACCTGCACCCCGGCGCGGCTTGCGCGGTTGATGTTGGCCGCCCCGCCCACCTGCACGCCGCGCACATCCCCGGTGTTGATATTCAGCGCGCCCCCCAACTCAAAGAGCCGCGTTCCCCCGCTCAGGCCCCCGACCATATTGAACGACACCACGCGCGGGGCGTCCGGAAGCGCCGACGACGTCCCCACGTAAGGAAAGAGATCCAGGCCGAAGACAATCGCCTCCGCCTCCGCCTCCTCCTCGACCGCCTCGCTCTCCTGCGCGCTCGCCAGCGACGCCGACGCCATCACCCCCAGCGCCACCGCCGCGCCCATCAGGCCCTTGAGCTTCATCCATCCCTTCAGAACGCTACGCTGCTGCTCGTGTTTCAACCTGCACCTCCTGATTGTGCGCTATCGTGCTTCAGGGCCTCACCTGCCGCGCCCTGCGACGCGTCGCCCCCCGATATCCCATTTCTCCTCGCACGCAAACCCAATAACATAATTTTACATCTCAACCTCCCGCCCCGCCATCGTGCCCGTCGCGCCCATCCTCCCTCCTCTGCTACAACCGACTCCGCAGAGCCCTGGCAGAGCCCCCTGCATCTCATTTTTTGTTCGAAAACCCCTGATCAAAAACCCTGATTAGAAAAACCTGATTAGAAAAACCTGATTAGAAAAACCTGATTAGAAAAAACGGAGTTCCAGCGATGCCTCCTGACGCTTCATCTCCCACCCTGAACGAAAAAGCGCCGGCGGTGCTGGCGCGCGGCCTGCGTCGAAATTTTGGCGAGTTTGTGGCCGTCGACGGCATCGATTTTGAGATTGAGCGCGGGGAGTGTTTTGGTTTTCTGGGGCCGAACGGCGCGGGCAAGACGACCACGATGCGCATGATCTACCGGGCGTCTCCGGTGGACGGCGGCCAGCTGGAGGTGCTGGGGCTGGACGCGGCCAGCGGCGACTTCGACCGCCAGATCAAAGCGCAGATGGGCGTCGTCGCCCAGGAAGATAATCTGGATACCGAGACGACGGTGCGCGAAAACCTGCGGGTGTTTTGCCGCTTTTACGGCATGTCGACCGCCGAGGCGAACCGGCGCTGCGACGAGCTTTTGGAGTTTGCGGGCCTGGTTGAAAAATCCGACCAGCGGGTGCAGGCCCTCTCCGGGGGCATGAAGCGCCGGCTGATGATCGCGCGCGGGCTCATCAGCCGCCCCCGCAACGTGATTCTGGATGAGCCCTCCACCGGCCTCGATCCCCGCGCTCGCCAGAACGTCTGGGACGGCCTGGCGCGCCTGCGCGAAGACAACGTCACGCTTGTGCTCACGACGCACTACATGGACGAGGCCGAGCGCCTCTGCGACCGCATCGCCATCATGGACCAGGGGCGCATCGTGGCCTGCGACACCCCCACAGGCCTCATCGCCCGCTGCAGCGCCCCGCAGGTCATCGAGCTCAGCCTGCGCCGCGGGCCACTTCCCGACCATGCCCGGCCGTTCCTTGAGCGCGCGCAACGCGTGGAGCACCTGCGCGACCGCGTGCTCCTCTACGTGGAAAGTCCCGAAGCGCTGGTCGGCGACCTGACCAAAAACTTACCCGACCACCCGGCGATGGTGCGGCGCGCCTCCCTCGAAGATGTCTTTCTGGAGCTCACCGGCCGCGGCCTGGAGGATTAAACGATGCGACTTCCCGGCGACATTGACCTGAAGATGGCCCTGGCGGTCTGGTGGCGAAACGCCACCGTGTACCGCCGCACCTGGCTCAAGAATATTCTGCCCAACTTTTTTGAACCCCTGCTTTATCTTGTGGGCATGGGGTTGGGGCTTGGGTTTTATGTGGGCGAGGGCATCAGCGGGCAGGATTATATCGCCTTTATCGGACCCGGTCTGCTGGCGTCGGCGGCGATGAACGGCGCGGTCTTCGAGGTGACCTACAACCTCTTTATCAAGCTCAACTTCGATCGCCTCTACGACGCCTACCTCTGCACGCCGGCCCAGATTCAGGATGTCGCCGCCGGCGAATTGATGTGGGCGGTGACCCGCGCCTCGATCTACGGCGCGGGATTTTTAATTGTGTTAGCTGCTATGGGTCTTGTGGGCTATCCGATTCTCACCAGCCCCTTTGCGCTTTTGATGCCTTTTGGCGTCATGCTCATCGGCGCGTGTTTTGGACTGATCGGGATGTGGTTTTCGACCTTTATTCGCACCATCGATCTCTACTCTTATTTCTACACGCTTTTCATCACGCCCCTCTTTTTGTTCTCGGGCATCTTCTTCCCGGTGGAGCGCTTTCCCTTCGGCGCGGAGATCGCCTGGTGCACACCGCTCTACCACGGCGTACACCTGATGCGGGGGCTGGCCACGGGCGAGTTGACCCCGGAGGTGGGTGTGAGTGTGGTGTGGCTTGTGGCCCTCTCGCTGATCCTGATGGCGATCGTGCCGGGGAGGATGCGGCGGCTTGTGTACGGCTGAGCGCTCGCGTTGCCCCGAAGCGTTACTTCTTAAAGAGCGCCTCAAGCTTCGCCCGGGCCTCATCGGCCTCGCTGCCTCCCCCCCGATGCAGCCCTGCCCTCCAGCGCGGCCCGATCACGACAGACACCATCCCCGCCCATCACACCACAAACGAGTTTTCGCTTTCCGACGCCCTGTCATCAAAGCTCAACCCGACGCCAGATTTCAAAAACCTTTGGGGAGAAGCGACACGTCCCACGTCTCTCCTTCTGCAAAGTCCAATCCTACGTCGGACTCGACGATAAAATCGATCTGACACTCTCGATAATCCGTATCTTCCCAACTCTTGAGAGTTTCCGAGTGCGTATGTGATCGAATATGGCACCCCAATTTACCAGTGTAGGCAATCCTGAGCAGTTCGCGAAGTGTATCTGAGTCCAGGTCGCCCCCG
This genomic window contains:
- a CDS encoding ABC transporter ATP-binding protein, which produces MPPDASSPTLNEKAPAVLARGLRRNFGEFVAVDGIDFEIERGECFGFLGPNGAGKTTTMRMIYRASPVDGGQLEVLGLDAASGDFDRQIKAQMGVVAQEDNLDTETTVRENLRVFCRFYGMSTAEANRRCDELLEFAGLVEKSDQRVQALSGGMKRRLMIARGLISRPRNVILDEPSTGLDPRARQNVWDGLARLREDNVTLVLTTHYMDEAERLCDRIAIMDQGRIVACDTPTGLIARCSAPQVIELSLRRGPLPDHARPFLERAQRVEHLRDRVLLYVESPEALVGDLTKNLPDHPAMVRRASLEDVFLELTGRGLED
- a CDS encoding ABC transporter permease, with the protein product MRLPGDIDLKMALAVWWRNATVYRRTWLKNILPNFFEPLLYLVGMGLGLGFYVGEGISGQDYIAFIGPGLLASAAMNGAVFEVTYNLFIKLNFDRLYDAYLCTPAQIQDVAAGELMWAVTRASIYGAGFLIVLAAMGLVGYPILTSPFALLMPFGVMLIGACFGLIGMWFSTFIRTIDLYSYFYTLFITPLFLFSGIFFPVERFPFGAEIAWCTPLYHGVHLMRGLATGELTPEVGVSVVWLVALSLILMAIVPGRMRRLVYG